A portion of the Segatella copri DSM 18205 genome contains these proteins:
- a CDS encoding pyrroline-5-carboxylate reductase family protein, producing MKITIIGAGAMGGAMAEGLLQSEKFTPSDITVSDHNQPVLDHFASEGASVTLDNQLACHGADIICVVVKPWCVEKTLKGIKDALNYKSQKLVVVAAGVPSANIKEWLDKDGITPTFFLVMPNIAIAYKQSMTFITPVDASATEIQQITEIFDELGESLIMEERLFPAATAMSCAIAYAMRYVRANVEGGVEMGFKAKDAQKIVLQTIKGAVELLQETGEHPEAAIDKVTTPGGCTIKGLNTMEQGGFTSAVINGLLAGKK from the coding sequence ATGAAAATAACAATTATCGGAGCAGGTGCTATGGGCGGTGCCATGGCTGAAGGACTCTTGCAGAGCGAGAAGTTCACTCCATCAGATATTACGGTATCTGACCATAACCAACCAGTATTGGATCACTTCGCAAGCGAAGGAGCCAGCGTAACTCTCGACAACCAGTTGGCTTGCCATGGCGCAGACATCATTTGCGTGGTAGTAAAACCATGGTGCGTGGAGAAGACATTAAAGGGAATCAAGGATGCACTCAACTACAAGAGTCAGAAACTCGTAGTGGTAGCAGCCGGTGTGCCATCAGCCAACATCAAGGAGTGGCTGGACAAGGATGGCATCACCCCAACCTTCTTCCTCGTGATGCCAAACATCGCCATCGCCTATAAACAGTCGATGACCTTCATCACTCCTGTAGATGCATCTGCTACAGAAATCCAGCAGATTACAGAAATCTTCGATGAATTGGGCGAAAGCCTCATCATGGAAGAGCGTCTCTTCCCAGCAGCTACCGCCATGTCGTGTGCCATTGCTTACGCCATGCGCTATGTAAGAGCCAATGTAGAAGGCGGCGTAGAGATGGGGTTCAAGGCAAAGGATGCCCAGAAGATTGTCTTGCAGACCATCAAGGGTGCCGTAGAACTGCTTCAGGAAACAGGCGAACACCCAGAGGCTGCCATTGATAAAGTAACAACTCCTGGCGGCTGCACCATCAAGGGCTTGAATACCATGGAACAAGGCGGCTTTACCAGCGCAGTCATCAATGGTTTATTGGCAGGAAAGAAATAA
- a CDS encoding AMP-binding protein, protein MIERFLKQTKFTSEQDFKEHLEFIIPEDFNFAYDVMDEWAKIKPDHVALLWASERGEEIHFTYKDLKEQSDKAAAYFQSLGIGHDDKVMLILKRHYQWWLAMLGLHKLGAVAIPATHMLTKHDIVYRNNAASVKAIICCGDDYVVEQVNQAMPESPTVKTLISIGPDIPEGFHDWMKEWNECAPFVRPEHVSSNEDTLLMYFTSGTTGEPKMVAHDHLYALGHLTTGVYWHNLHENSIHLTVADTGWGKAVWGKLYGQWFAGATVFVFDHEKFTADKIMRQIEKYHITSFCAPPTIYRFMIQEDFSKYDLSSLEYCTTAGEAMNPSVAETFQKLTGVQIYEGFGQTETTMTLGTFPWIKPKPGSMGKPNPQYDVHILRPDMTECEDGEKGEICIRIGDDKPIGLFKYYYRDEKQTKSVWHDGFYHTGDMAWRDEEGYFWFEGRIDDVIKSSGYRIGPFEVENALMTHPAVVECAITGVPDPIRGMVVKATVVLKDEYKSMAGPDLVKKLQDHVKHETAPYKYPRIIEFVDELPKTISGKIRRVEIREKDNKK, encoded by the coding sequence ATGATCGAGAGATTTCTAAAACAGACAAAATTTACTTCAGAGCAAGACTTCAAGGAGCATCTGGAGTTTATCATACCAGAAGATTTCAACTTTGCCTACGACGTGATGGACGAATGGGCAAAGATCAAACCAGACCACGTGGCGCTGCTTTGGGCAAGTGAACGTGGAGAAGAAATCCATTTTACATACAAGGACCTGAAGGAGCAGAGCGACAAGGCTGCTGCTTACTTCCAGAGTCTCGGCATCGGTCACGATGATAAAGTGATGCTCATTCTGAAGCGTCACTATCAGTGGTGGCTTGCCATGCTCGGTCTCCACAAGTTGGGTGCCGTAGCCATCCCTGCTACCCACATGCTTACCAAGCACGACATCGTTTACCGCAACAATGCAGCAAGCGTGAAGGCGATTATCTGCTGCGGCGATGATTACGTGGTAGAGCAGGTTAATCAGGCAATGCCAGAGAGTCCGACTGTCAAGACATTGATTAGTATCGGTCCGGATATCCCTGAAGGTTTCCACGACTGGATGAAGGAATGGAACGAATGTGCTCCTTTCGTTCGTCCGGAGCATGTAAGCTCTAACGAAGATACCCTGCTGATGTACTTTACATCGGGAACCACAGGCGAGCCAAAGATGGTGGCACACGATCACCTCTATGCGCTCGGTCATCTGACCACGGGTGTATATTGGCACAATCTCCACGAGAATTCCATCCATCTTACCGTAGCCGATACCGGTTGGGGCAAGGCTGTATGGGGCAAACTCTACGGACAATGGTTTGCCGGAGCTACCGTCTTTGTCTTCGATCACGAGAAGTTTACGGCTGATAAGATCATGCGCCAGATTGAGAAGTATCACATCACCTCTTTCTGTGCCCCTCCTACCATCTATCGCTTCATGATTCAGGAAGATTTCTCTAAGTATGACCTCAGCAGTCTTGAATACTGCACCACAGCGGGTGAGGCAATGAACCCATCCGTGGCAGAGACCTTCCAGAAGCTGACTGGTGTTCAGATTTACGAGGGCTTCGGACAGACTGAGACCACGATGACACTCGGAACCTTCCCTTGGATCAAACCAAAGCCAGGAAGCATGGGCAAGCCAAATCCACAATATGATGTTCACATCCTTCGCCCAGACATGACGGAATGCGAAGATGGTGAAAAGGGCGAGATTTGCATCCGCATCGGCGACGACAAGCCTATCGGCCTCTTCAAATATTACTATCGTGATGAGAAGCAGACCAAATCGGTTTGGCATGATGGTTTCTATCACACGGGCGATATGGCCTGGCGTGATGAGGAAGGCTACTTCTGGTTTGAGGGCAGAATCGATGACGTAATCAAGAGCTCGGGCTACCGCATCGGTCCTTTCGAGGTAGAGAATGCCCTGATGACTCACCCTGCCGTAGTAGAGTGCGCCATCACCGGTGTGCCAGACCCAATCCGCGGTATGGTAGTCAAGGCTACCGTCGTGCTGAAGGATGAATACAAGAGTATGGCAGGTCCAGACCTAGTCAAGAAGCTGCAGGATCATGTGAAGCATGAGACTGCCCCTTATAAATATCCTCGCATCATCGAATTCGTAGATGAATTGCCAAAGACCATCTCCGGCAAGATTCGAAGAGTAGAGATTAGAGAGAAAGACAACAAAAAATAA
- a CDS encoding helix-turn-helix domain-containing protein: MDEAIKQIGERLKGLREVLNIPAEEIAELCEISLDHYLKIESGEADPSVYRLSKISKRYGIDLDVLLFGEEPRMKGYYVTRKGQGPEIDRNNQYKYQSLAVGFKDRKVNPFMVQVDPLPGDKKPNKNGHDGQEYDYVIEGQLEVTIEEKVMVLNPGDSIYFDSRKSHCFRSLNNEPAKFLCIII; encoded by the coding sequence ATGGATGAAGCAATCAAACAAATCGGTGAAAGGCTGAAAGGTCTCCGCGAGGTTCTCAATATTCCTGCCGAGGAAATTGCAGAACTGTGCGAAATCAGTCTTGATCATTACCTCAAGATAGAATCCGGTGAGGCGGATCCTTCTGTTTATCGCCTGTCAAAAATCTCTAAGCGATACGGCATCGACCTTGACGTATTGCTCTTCGGAGAGGAACCTCGCATGAAGGGATACTACGTTACCCGCAAGGGACAGGGACCGGAGATAGACCGCAACAACCAGTATAAATACCAGAGCCTTGCCGTAGGATTCAAGGATAGAAAGGTGAATCCGTTCATGGTACAGGTGGATCCGTTGCCAGGCGACAAGAAACCAAACAAGAACGGACACGACGGACAGGAATATGATTATGTGATTGAGGGACAGCTCGAAGTAACCATCGAAGAAAAGGTGATGGTGCTGAATCCAGGCGACAGCATCTACTTCGACAGTAGAAAGTCGCATTGTTTCCGCTCACTCAACAATGAGCCAGCCAAGTTCCTTTGTATAATAATCTAG